One part of the Desulfonatronovibrio magnus genome encodes these proteins:
- a CDS encoding HigA family addiction module antitoxin, translating to MKITINTEDNKMRMHNPPHPGEIIRELCLEPLNVSVTKAAQALGVTRKTLSALVNGHSGISPEMSLRLSKVFGRTPEGWMRLQFQYDLWKAAQSVNLDDLKPLKAA from the coding sequence ATGAAGATTACCATTAATACAGAGGATAACAAAATGCGTATGCACAACCCGCCTCACCCAGGTGAAATAATTCGAGAACTATGCCTTGAACCCCTGAATGTTTCTGTGACCAAGGCAGCCCAAGCCCTTGGTGTTACCAGAAAAACTTTATCAGCTTTAGTAAATGGCCACTCTGGAATCAGCCCGGAAATGTCACTGAGGTTATCAAAGGTTTTTGGTCGAACACCAGAAGGCTGGATGCGTCTGCAGTTTCAGTATGATCTGTGGAAGGCCGCACAATCAGTCAATCTGGATGACTTGAAACCTCTGAAGGCAGCTTGA